The sequence GGGTGATTTTGGACAAGGATTATTTTTTGCCGGAACGGGTTGAGGTCCTGACCCCGGAAATCGCCGGGAAATCCATTTATGACTATTTGGAACATACCTTGAATCTATCGATCAGCTACGCCAAAAAAGAGATTTCAGTCGAGCCGGCGACTCCCGAAGACCGTAACCTGCTCGATCTAAATAATCTTTCCCATGTTGTAGTCGTACGCAACTACGTATATCTGGAAGATACAACGTTGTTTCAATATACGGAGTCGCGGCATCGGCTCGACAAATTCCAGTTCGTCGATTTTGCCCGCCGGGCGCGTTAGGGTTAGCAGGAAGAACGGCGTACAGGCGCGGAGCCTCCGCCGTTTTCTTATTATATGAGGGGCTCAAGCAAGGCCGGTAAACCCGTTACGCGAAAGCTTTTTTTCCAAACTGCTTGTCGTACAGATCCTTGAACACTCCGTTCTTCTCCAGAAGCTGCTCATGCTTGCCTTCCTCAACGATCTTCCCTTCACTGACGACAAGGATATTGTCTGCCGCCAGAATCGTGGACAGACGGTGGGCGATGACGAGACTGGTCTTGTTCTTAAGCAGCACCGCCATGGCTTCTTGGACATAATATTCGGAGACCGTGTCGAGCGAAGAGGTCGCTTCGTCCATAATGATGATCGCCGGATTCTTCAGCAGGACTCTGGCGATGGAGATTCTCTGCTTCTCGCCGCCCGACAGCTTGATCCCCCGATTGCCCACCACCGTGTCATAGCCATCCGGAAGCTCCATAATAAAATCATGAATGTAGGCCGCCTTGCAGGCTTCAACCATCTTGTTCTCGTCCGTTTCGCTGACCGCATACAGCAAATTTTCACGGATTGTTCCGTTAAACAAGTACGTATCCTGGGTGACCAGGCCGATGCTCGACCGTAACGACTTTAGAGTGAGCGAAGCGATATCCGCGCCGCCGATCCTAATGCTGCCCGAATCGGGTTCGTACAGCCGGGGAATGAGATTCGTAATTGTTGTTTTTCCCGCTCCGCTCGGTCCGACCAGCGCAGTCATCGTTCCAGGCTCCGCCTTGAATGTGATATCCCGTAGAGCCGGCTTGCCTTGCTGATAGGCGAAGCTGACATTTCGGAATTCGATGCCGCTGTTCGTATCGTTGAGTGGAGCTGCCTGAGGACTGTCCACAATCTGGGGATCCATGTCAAAATAATCGAAAATGCGCTCGAACAAAGCGACCGACCGTTTGATTTCCACATACAAATTCGTAAGCTGCCCCACAGGGCTGTAAAGTCTGCCAAGCAGCGCCACAAAGGCGATAATGGCTCCGACGGTAATTTCCCCCTGAATAAAAAGATAGCCGCCGTACAAATAAATCAGCATAGGTCCGATGGAAGCGAACGTGCTGACCAGCATCATGAACCATCGCCCGGCCATGGACTCCCTGATTTGCAGGCGGGTTGCCGCCAAGCTGACTTCTCTGAACCTGGACCGCTCGGTGTCCTCCCGGGTGAACAGCTTCATCAGCATGTAGCCGCTGAGGCTGAGCGTTTCTTCAATAATATGGTTCTGTTCGGAAATTTTCTCCTGCGTTTGCTTGGCGAGTTTCCAGCGGACGCTGCCC is a genomic window of Paenibacillus durus ATCC 35681 containing:
- a CDS encoding ABC transporter ATP-binding protein, with translation MKFDDSLEKPDFSKAMLLRIYRYFLPYWKQTLVVLAILILTSLLGLLPPLLIQQIVDHALPGKDLRMLIFLVTASLGATVASGLLGVLQSYLNSFISQNIVYDMKNQMYRHLQDMPLQFFSNVKQGEVITRMTSDISGIQGVFSGTIVNFASNLLVLISTAGTLFLMNWKLALVSVLVVPLFVAPTRKMGSVRWKLAKQTQEKISEQNHIIEETLSLSGYMLMKLFTREDTERSRFREVSLAATRLQIRESMAGRWFMMLVSTFASIGPMLIYLYGGYLFIQGEITVGAIIAFVALLGRLYSPVGQLTNLYVEIKRSVALFERIFDYFDMDPQIVDSPQAAPLNDTNSGIEFRNVSFAYQQGKPALRDITFKAEPGTMTALVGPSGAGKTTITNLIPRLYEPDSGSIRIGGADIASLTLKSLRSSIGLVTQDTYLFNGTIRENLLYAVSETDENKMVEACKAAYIHDFIMELPDGYDTVVGNRGIKLSGGEKQRISIARVLLKNPAIIIMDEATSSLDTVSEYYVQEAMAVLLKNKTSLVIAHRLSTILAADNILVVSEGKIVEEGKHEQLLEKNGVFKDLYDKQFGKKAFA